In Halobacterium noricense, the genomic stretch GGTTTCTCTTGGCTTGGCGTACCTGCGCCCGCATTAGTTCACTGCGTGCGTTGGACGTGGAAGACTACGACCCCGAAGAGCAGTTCATCTATTTCCGAGAACGGGACGAGACTCATTTGAAAAACGGGGGGAGTGGTGAACGTCCCGTAGCCCTCTCAGATGAAACTTGCACTATATTAGACGACTATCTGGAGCAGAATAGAGTAGAGGTCGAAGACGACCAAGGACGTAACCCCTTGATTTCGTCTGCGCAGGGGCGAGTCCATAGGAACACAATGCGCAGGTGGTGTTACACTCTCACTTGTCCCTCGTTCTACTCAGACAACGATTGTGAATGCCAGCGGAATTCTAAGAATGCCTCTGAGTGTGAAGATTCAGTTTCTCCTCACGCCATTCGAAGAGGAAGTATCACTCATTTCCTGCAGAACGATTTGCCAGAGAAAGTTGTGAGTGATCGAGCTGACGTTTCCGAAGAAGTGCTGGACCAACACTACGACTCCCGTTCACAAATGGACAAAATGGAACAGCGGAGAGATTACCTCAACAACGTCTAATTCTTACTTTTACTTAGGTTCAGTTCGAATATTTTAAGTTACTGCAAATCAAACAAGTATATGTTATGAGCTTCGGAAACAATCCAGAACGAGAAGCGAGTAAGCCAGATGTAAAGTATCATGAATTCCGAAAAACAGTGCAGGAACGAAACGAGCCGAAGCACGAATGGGTGGAAAACGGCATCATGAGTGTTTCTGAGTTCAACCGACTCAAAGAAGCAGATGAGCAAGCTGAATATCGAGAAATTTGGGAGTCGGTTGAGCAAGACCGCCGTGAAGAAATGATGAGGGGTCGAGACCGTCACGGGCGAGAAGCTGAGCGACGTGAACGTAGATAGGGCTATGGACGAATGGCAATTAGTCGCCAGATGCAAGAACGAACGTAGCTATCTCTACCGTCGCCCGGACTCCGATATCTTCGAAGTGAGGTCAGTACATGAAGATGATCAGTTGTTCAAGATAGAGAATCCTGATCACGATTTATTCGAACCCATAGTTGTGGACTTCTACCCACAAATGAATTCGAAAGCAGTTCGAGCGATTCAGAGCAATCAGATTGAAGCATACGACGAATTAGATATCGAAGAAGGATTTGCTGTCGTTGATGAGGATAAGATTGAGTTTGAGTGTTCCACAGAGTCGGAAGAAATCCTTTCTGCTTCGTTGTAGATCTAACTATACACTCACTTCGTTCGCTACAGATTCCTCCGCAGTACGATATTCTTCAAATACCACATCTGGATCTTTGTGCAGTAGAATCAGAGTTTCCTCAAAATCCGCCTTAGAATTGTTACCCCATCGTGACGTGTAAATAGTCCAAGAATCCTCGCTCAGCTTCCCCACGGACACATTATTCGTATCATCGATGTGGAATAAATACTCAGTTCCATCAGTCGAATCCGTGATAGACCATTTGTCTCCATTTGCTGTTTCTTTGTATTCGATCTCGTTAGGCTCCACGTCATCCATATCCTCCGCCATTTGTTCAACCGCAAGTAGCCTATTATGTATGAAATCTTTACTAAATACCATACCTAATTATAGGGAATCAAGAAACATAAATGTAATGAACTGACTCTATCTGGAAATATTCCGATAGTCGATCACGGTACTGCGAACGCATTATAACGCCCACACAGTATACTCAGGTTTTACCTGCACTCCACCAGCTACAGCAGTGAATAATCAGCCACAGCTGAGGAAAGTGTGTATATACCTTTTTCTGAATCTTACCAAATCACAATTCACGTTTACTTATTTTCTCGAAAATACCCAAAGTAATTTAGGCATAGAGGTTCTAACTATCAATATAGCAATAATATAGTGGTGATTCACAATGAGCATACATCAAAAACAATCTGAAGATCGAACAGTGAAAGTCTGCAACATTCATTCGGTTTTATACGACCCAGATAAGCGAGATCAATGTCCAATCTGTGCGAAATCCTCTAACTAACCTTTCTCAAAAATTATTTTGTGAGCAGTTCTCACCAGAGAGTGCGAAGGAAAGGGTGTGTTCAGAAACCCAATCAGTCCAGAGAAGCCTTCTCTCCGCAAAATCCATTTCGGGACAACCCCCCTGCCACCACCGCAACCGCTAACTATACTATATACTAACTATACTAACTAACACTTTACTTACTACTTACTACTACTGTAGAACTCTAACTAACAGTTAAACTGTGGCAACTTATTTAGGGTAGGAAACATATTGTATTTGGTATGAAGATGAACGAAACTCTCTATCAGAATACAGAATCGAACAGAAAGCAACCAACGATGCCATTTTGGACGTATGAGTGGCTGAAAAGAGGTGATGATGAGGTAATGTCCAAGGGAGTCAAAGCGTATGAAGCTCTTCTCTTCGCTAACGATGAATATGAGGACTCTGCGAACGATTTAGAGGAGTTTGTTGATGACCGATTGACCACCCTTGCTTCCCCCTCTCTACTCACAGCCGTTCAAAAAATAAAATTTGAGAAAGCTGTTGGCAATGTTGAAGAATTCGCTTCAGATTACGCTGATTTTGACTCAGACGAGCGTGCAGATCATGTCAACATCCATTTGCCGACGACTCTGACTGAACAACTAACAGTACAGCGTGGGTTAGGCGATCACATTGCTGATGCTGTATATGACCTCGTAGAATCAGCATACAGTGACCGAATGGATCGAATCCAATGCAAGAA encodes the following:
- a CDS encoding tyrosine-type recombinase/integrase: MNPSLSVPEAKTTYIESRKTDVRESTLQSHHYRLKHLVRWSEEVANIDTVGELERADIDEYAKWRRDDGDLSKSSMKGQMDTLRVFLKYLERIGAVEDDLYEAVPSVSMSPSDRTNDRIVESEEAREILDTLDRYHYASVKHVWFLLAWRTCARISSLRALDVEDYDPEEQFIYFRERDETHLKNGGSGERPVALSDETCTILDDYLEQNRVEVEDDQGRNPLISSAQGRVHRNTMRRWCYTLTCPSFYSDNDCECQRNSKNASECEDSVSPHAIRRGSITHFLQNDLPEKVVSDRADVSEEVLDQHYDSRSQMDKMEQRRDYLNNV